In Weissella tructae, the DNA window TGTGGATTGGATTCTTCCAAGTTCTTGCGATTATTCCTGGAACATCACGTTCAGGAGCAACTATCTTGGGTGCTTTGTTGTTGGGAGCGTCACGTCTAGTAGCGGCTGAATTCTCATTCTTTATGAGTATTCCTGTGATGTTTGGGGTAACAATCCTAAAGGTTGGAAGCTACTTGAAGGATGGTGGAACATTTACATCATCACAAGCTTGGGTATTAGCCGTTGGATTTATTGTTTCATGGATCGTGGCTTACGTTGCGATTAAGTTCTTGCTAGACTACATTAAGAACAATGACTTCAAGATTTTCGGTTACTACCGTATTGCGTTAGGACTATTTGTTATCTTGTTAGGGGCTATCGGTATTCTACATTAGTCTCAGTTAAATAAATGTCGATAAAAAAGACCTCAAATATTATTTGAGGTCTTTTTTTATTTGGTAATGTGCATTTTTTGTGATAATTGAACAATTTTTTGTCGGCTATTTTTATCTCGGGCAGGCCAAAGATGATTCAAAATGGCGGTGATAATCGTACCTAATAAACCAACGAATGCTATGAAATTCATCCAAACCATCGTGATGATAACAGAATTAATCGCTTGATAAAATGAGTATGCTTGCGCAATAAATCCCACGTAGAGACTGAAAAAGTGCGCGGACACCATCATGAATAGCACTTCAATAATTGTTCCAGTCACAGCCCAGGGTAACCACGGCTTTTTAGTGGGTAATAACCAATTGAATAATGTTAGGGTAATAAATAATCCCACGAAAACAATTAATGGTTTTGCTGATTTCAACGTACGGACAGTATCAGCGTTAATTGGTAATAAGTCTAAAACGTTAGAGCCAACTGCTGCAAATAATAGTAATGCAGAGGCGATACTTAAAATCAAAACTAGCCAAAACAAGGAAACAAAACGATCGATAATGGCAATGTTTTTCGCAGGCACGCCATAAATTTGGTTTTGTGATAGCCGAATTGAAGCGACTAATCGCGTAACGGACCATAAAGTCACGATAAGAGAAATAGATAAGACTCCGATACCATTTTGGAACAAAATAGATTTCACAATGGGTTGTAGGATACTGATGATTGATTCAGGTAAAAATGTTGCTAGAAACCGCAGAACTGAATCTAACTCTAAACCGACAATTGAAAGGAGATTACCAATGACAATTAGTAGTGGGAATATTGACAGTAATGAAAAATAAGCAATTGAGGCACTGGCATAGCCTAAATCAAGCCGACTAAAATAATCAATGATGACTTGAACATATTTATTTTGCCAAATCTTAGACAAAGTCTGCGGCATGATAATCTCCTTTCATTAATACTACAGCATATAAAAAACACCAATATAAATTGATGTTTACGGTTAGAGATGCTCTAAAGATTCTAGATGGAATCCCCGACGGGATAGTTGACGAATAATTTTTGATAAACGAGCTTCGTCGACGGCATTTGGTAATGTCACAACGACACGTGTTGTTCGAATGTTTTCATCTGGATCAAAAGTGACAAGGGATAAAATATTTGTATAGCGTGCAATAATCTTGGTGATTTTTTCAAGACTACCGCGATCCCCATCAGTTAACAATGTCATAACATAGCGACCTACGTCAGGCGTCCATGAATTCTCAAACACCTCACTTAACCGATTACTAGTGATGATACCTAAAAAGTGGTGTTGATCGTCCAAGACCGAAATAAAAGGTAAGTCGCGTAAGGCAAAAATAAGATCAAAAAATGACGCATCCACGTTAATGAATTTAGTCATATTACGCATCAAACTTGTGACTGAATCAGTCATGTCACCTTTATTTGCTAAATGTTTGTAGAGATGCATCTTATAGATGACACCACGAAACATTTGGCCATCTGCGTCTAAGATCGCTAGAGCACGCAGATTTTCAGTTTCTAAGATATCTAATGCTTCTTGTAAAGTCGTGTTACTGGTAATGGTAATAATATCGTCACGACTTTTAACTAATGATTCAAGCATTTGATTAAATCTCCTTTTGTTTTCTAATCTAATTATCATAACATGTTCTGAGTCTTTGCGACATGTGAGTATTTTTAGATTCCCGGAGTTTCTACGAATGAATGCTATTAAAACGGTCTGGGCGATTTTTGTAGCACCGTATTTAAATGAGGGGTTGATGAGAATTAAGGCGGATAATGCCCATAACAGGTATAAATCAGGTACAATAAGTGATTAGGTGCTATTTAGTTAGTAGGATACAATGAGCAATGAAAAATTTGAGGAACTAAGTAATGATGAATAAAATAACAAGTAAACAAGGTAAAACAATGATTGGTACATTGTTGGTCATGGGAATATTGGCCTTCATATCAACCTATGTCGTATTTGTTGGAAAGCAATTCCAGATTAATCCGGATGGTATTTTTCATTTGATGCGTTTTGAATCTATTTATCAAGCACTGGCAGCAGGGCAATGGCCAAGCCGAATTAATTTTATTGGTTATGAGCATCAAGGTGCAGCAGTGACGGGGATGTATCCATGGCTATCAGCGTGGATGTTTATCCTGCCGCGCTTCTTTGCATCACCAATGTGGTCATTTACAATTGGATTTTTAATTTTAAACTTTATGACAATTGGATTTACCTGGTTGCTAATGGGGCGTTTTACCGATAAAACGTTAATCAAATGGCTAGGAGTAATTTTATACCAATTTAATGGGTATCATTTTATTTTGATGTATAGTCGTGTCGCTTTGGGAGAAGCGATTGGTTATATGGCATTACCATTAGTTATTCTTGGTCTGATTGATATTTGGCAAAATCGTAAATACGGTTGGGCCGTATTAGGTTTTGGAATGGCAATTATTGCCAATGGACATATGCTATCGCTACTGATGTGTACGGTGATGGTTGTCGTATTTGAAGCCGGTCGTCTGATTATGAAGAAGATGAGTGTTGCTGAATTTTGGGCAATTATTAAAGCCGCGCTATTAGCTGGTGTTTTGTCAGCGTATACTTTGTTTACAATGTTACAAATTATGATGCAAAACACACTAATGCCGCCTAATATCCGTTGGGATGCCTTGACGGGACATCATTATATTTTGGCAACGTTGACTAATGACTTTAAAGAATATCGTGATACAACAATGGGGCTTGTGATTGGGATCGTGATTTTGGTGTTCTTAATCATAGCAATTAAAAACTTTAAAAAGTCATGGGCGCGTTGGATTTTTGCGGCAAATATCGTCTTTTTGTGTACGTTTGATTTTATCTTAGGACCAGAATTAGTGAATACACCATTTGCCAATATTCAATTTAGCATGCGTTTCTTAATGTTTGTGGCAATGTTTTTGGCGATTGGTATTGTGATGTATTTTGATGAACGTCCATTGAATGTACCAACAAAAGTATGGGCATGGATTATCATCGTCACAGTAATGATTGGATCTTTGGCCGGTATGCGCGAATACTTTATTAAAGCAGACCAAGGTGACTATACGCATCCACTAACAGCAAAAACGTATAACAAGCGTATCTCTAAGCACGGTGTTAAAGATTATGTTTTGAGAGACCCTTCAGTTGATTTCAAGGACATTGATTTTACAAAACCAGATGCTAAAGAAAAGTTCTTCGCTGCCATGTTATACGATCCAGATGTAAAAAAGAACTTTAAGCACAAAAAGAGTACGTTTGATTCAGTCACATGGACACAAGATACCAAAACAGCAGGTGACACGAAATTGCCAGTTGTTGGATATAACGGTATTGATTACACGGTACGTGTAAATGGTGCGACTGTACCTTATGAACGAAAAGAAGGACATTTATTTGTAACTCTACCGGCAGGACATAACGAGATTACAATCTCAGGTCGATAGGCTACAGACAAAAAATAACATAACGAACCGAGTTACTGAAGGTAACTCGGTTTTGTTTTTTAGATGACAATATATTGTATTAGGGGCCATCTGTTTTCGTATAGAATGAGTGGACGAAATGGCACTTTTTTAAGGTTAGCGGTATAATATGTAAGGATAAAATTAACATTGAAATGAAGGTGGGGAGAATCACTTGATTCTCCCCCTTTCGTGTAGACAAAGTGCTTAACAGATAACGTTCAAAGATGATATAGAGGCAAAAATTATGAAATTAATTGTAGGATTAGGAAACATTGGTCGTGAATACGACAACACACGCCATAATATTGGGTTTATGGCCTTGGATGCTTTGGCAGAGCGCGAAAATCTAACATTTAAGATGGATAGTGCCCACCATGCAATGATTGCAGATTGGCGTTACAAGGGTGAAAAAATCTTGTTGGTGAAGCCAACAACTTATATGAATGAATCAGGTCGTGCTGTCGGACCTTTGATGAAGTACTACAACCTAGAAAACGAAGATGTTTTGGTAATTCACGATGATATGGACATGGATCTAGGCCGTTTGCGTTTGCGTGCAACTGGTTCTGCTGGTGGACATAATGGGATTAAGAGCCTAATTCAAGCATTGGGAACGAAAGAATTCACGCGTTTAAAGTTTGGGATTTCACATCCAAAATATGAAAGCCAAGCCGTTATTGATTTTGTCTTGGGGAAGTTTACTAAGGATGAGATGCCTGATGTGATGTTGGGAATTGATCGCACAATTGAAATTATTGAAGGCTTTGGTACTGGTGAAAAAGTACAAATGTTGATGAATCGTTTCAACTAAAAACGATTCGACTGTGTTGGGAGGTAGCGTGAGATGCAATTGCTCGAATTGATCGCACAAAATGAAGATTTACAAACGTTAGAAAACGTGTTGCCTGAAGGTGGGCGACACGTTATTTCTGGCTTAACAGGAACTGCTCGAACAACATATTTGGCCGCGCTTCACACGAAGACAGACGGACCAACAGTGTTGATTGCAGATAATGATTATCATGCCGACCAAATCTTTGAAGATTTGGTGGGGCTTTTAGGTGAGAACTCTGTCTATCTATTCCCAACCGAAGATACTTTAGCGACTGAAGTGGCTTTGACATCACCAGATGCGTTGATTGCGCGCGTGAGTGCATTGCATGCACTACGACAGAATGAACACGCTATTGTGATCACATCAGTTAGCGGTGCTCAACGTTATCTACCGCCAGTGGATAGCTTTGATGCTGCCGCAATCACTATTGATTTCAGTCATGAATTTGAATTAGGGGATTTACAAAAGCAATTTCATGCCATGGGATACCAAAAAACAGCAGCGGTCGAACAACCTGGTGAATTTGCTGTTCGTGGATCAATTGTCGATATCTTTCCTATGGATGCCGCGTATCCTGTCCGAATGGACTTCTTTGATACGGAATTAGATTCATTACGTACGTTTGATGTTGCGACACAACGTAGTCTTGATCGTTTAGATGACGTGCAGATTTTACCTGCGACGGATTTAATCGCGGATGAACATCGTCGTACAACATTTACGACTAGCTTGGAATTGATGTTAACGGACCAACGTGATGCATTAGAAGGGGCCGCTAAACGTCATCTGACTGAAGGTGTACAGCCACTATTAGACATGTTGGCAGATTACCAAATGCCAGGAATGGTCCGTGCGTATTTAGATGTCTTATACCCAGAGCGTGTAAGTATCTTGGACTATGTACCAGAAAACGGGGTTGTTATCTTTGATGATTACCCACGTGCCTTAGAAAATGCGGCCCAATTTGAAGTTGAAAACAACGAATGGGTGTCAGAGCAGATGGCATCTGGATTGATGTTGCAACCTAACGATACTGGTTTTAAATTGGCCGAATTAGCGCGTGATGTGAAACAGGCTAGTATTTTAACAACGACACTGCAACGTGGAATTGGTAATTTACGCCAAACAACGCTTACTAATGTGACAGTTCGTCCAGCTCAACAATTCTTTGGACAAATGCCACTGTTAAAAAATGATGTTAGTCGTTGGCAAAAGCAAGGTTATACCATTTTGTTCTTGGCAAACACAGCAGAACGCGTAGAAAAAACAGAGAATACCTTAAATGATTTTGGTGTCCCAACAAACGCAGTGCGTCCAGATGGTTTAGTAACGGAACGCACACAAGTAACAGAACTTGCATTGAGTGCGGGATTTGAATGGCCAGCGCAAAAATTGATGATTGTTACGGAACGCGAATTATTCCAACAAGTGAAGAAGAAAGCGCCACGTCGCCAAACAGTCTCAAATGCGGAACGCATTAAGAGTTATAACGAATTGAATGTTGGCGACTATGTTGTTCATACGAACCATGGAATTGGAATCTATGAGGGGATGGAGACAATTGAACGTAATGGTGTTAAGCAAGACTACATTACGATTGGTTTCCAAAAAGATGCGAAAATCTTTATTCCAGTTACGCAATTAGATCTTGTACAAAAGTATGTTGGAGCGGCTGAAAAAGCGCCTAAGATTAATAAATTGGGTGGTGCCGAATGGCAAAAGACAAAGGCTAAGGTTGCGAAGAAGGTTGAAGATATTGCGGATGACCTTCTAGCGTTATACGCTGAACGTGAATTGCGTCAAGGGTATGCGTTTAGTCCCGACGGGGATGCCCAACAACGCTTTGAAGCGGCCTTTCCTTATGCAGAAACACCTGACCAAAGTCGTTCAACTGAAGAAATTAAACGTGACATGGAAAAGAAGCGTCCGATGGATCGTTTGTTGATTGGGGATGTCGGTTTTGGAAAAACCGAAGTTGCGATGCGGGCTAGCTTTAAGGCGGTTAATGATCATAAGCAAGTGGCCATTTTAGTGCCAACGACTATTCTGGCTCAGCAACATTACGAATCATTTGTGAGCCGTTTTGAAGGCACTGATGCGAAAATTGGGGTGTTATCACGATTCCAAAGCACGAAGCAACGACGTGAAACCCTTGAAGCGTTAGCCTTGGGAGAATTAGATGTTGTGATTGGAACACATCGTCTGCTTTCAAAAGACGTGACATTTGATAATCTAGGGTTGTTGATTGTCGATGAAGAGCAACGTTTTGGTGTGAAGCATAAAGAGCGTCTAAAAGAGCTAGAAGCAAATGTTGACGTCTTAACGTTGACGGCAACACCTATTCCACGAACATTGAATATGTCGATGGTTGGGGTACGTGACTTGTCAGTGATTGAAACACCACCAGCCAATCGTTACCCCATTCAAACATATGTCATTGAACAAAATGGTCAGACAATTGCGAGTGGAATTGAACGTGAATTAGCACGTGGCGGGCAAGTCTTTTACCTCCACAATCGCGTGGATGACATCGAAAAAACAGTCGATTATATTCAAACATTAGCCCCAGATGCACGTGTAACTTATGTGCATGGTCAAATGACTGAAACCCAATTAGAAGGTGTCTTAGTCGATTTCATCAATGGTGAGTACGATGTATTGGTCACGACCACGATTATTGAAACGGGTGTTGATATTCCAAATGCGAATACATTGTTTGTTGAAAATGCAGACCATATGGGATTGTCACAACTGTATCAATTACGTGGACGTGTTGGTCGATCAAACAATTTAGCTTATGCCTACTTTATGTATCCAGGGACACGTTCTTTGAGTGAGGAGAGTGAAAAGCGTTTAGAAGCCATTCGTGATTTTACAGAACTGGGTTCTGGTTTCAAGATCGCCATGCGTGATCTTTCGATTCGTGGGGCCGGTGATCTCCTAGGACAGAGCCAACACGGATTTATTAATACCGTGGGATATGACCTATACATGCAGATGTTGAACGAAGCAGTTGAGGCTAAACGTGGTAAGAAGCAAGTGCAAAAGTCTGACGCGGAACTTGATTTGCAATGCCAAGCTTACTTGCCACAAGAGTACGTTAGTGATGGTCCGCAAAAGATTGAAATTTACCAACGTATTCGTAAGGCAACACAAGCGGCTGAATTTGCGGAAATCACAGATGATTTGTTTGATCGCTTTGGTGAATTGCCTGAAACGGTAGAAGCATTAATCGCCGTAGGTCAATTAAAAGCAAATGCTGATTATGCGATGATTACGCAAATCAAGCGTCCACGCCAACACATGCAACAAATTGTGGTGACCTTTGATGAAAAGGTTATCGACATGAATATGGTGCAAATGGCGTTGAAATCAGCACATATGCCAGGACAAGTGAAGCAAATTAGTCAATTGGAATTGATTATTCCAATTCAGCCTAAGCAAACAGAATTAGAATGGTTGAAGATGTTAAATAGCTTTGCGGAAGCGTTACGTGAAGCGCGAACAAAGGAAAAGTAATGTTATGGGAAAACAAAAAATGTTGGCTGGAGCGGGTGTTCTAGCAGCCGCAGGTATTATAGCCAAAATTTTGAGTGCCCTATACCGGGTTCCGTTTCAAAATCTGGTTGGTGATACTGGGTTCTATGTCTATCAACAAGTGTATCCAATCTATGGAATAGGGATGGTCATGGCGTTAAGCGGTTGGCCACTCTTTATTTCAAAGGTGATTGCGGAACAACCTAACCAAGCCCATCGTAAACGGGTAGCAAAACAATTGTTTTGGTTGTTATCAATTATTAGTGTGATGATTTTTAGCGTATTATTCTTTGGTGCTCCTTGGATTGCTGAGGGGATGGGGAATGATATGCAATTGATTCCGGAAATCCAAGCGGTATCTTGGCTTTTCTTGGTAATGCCCTTTTTGGCTGTTGGCCGTGGGTACACACAAGGCACGATGGACATGGCACCTACCGCAATTTCGCAAGTACTTGAGCAATTAGCGCGAGTTGTTTTGATTATTGGAATTGCGTGGTTTGGCGTCACGAATGGTTGGTCGGTTTATAAGATTGGAACATGGGCAATGTTTGCAGCAACGGTCGCAGGATTAATTGCTGCTTTATATTTAGCTTGGTATGTTCGTCGTGTACCAGCAGAAGACGTGCAAACGACAGCAGAAAATATGCCATGGCGGACATTATGGCGTCGTTTGTGGTGTGAAGGTGGTATTTTAGCCGTTGTTGCAGCATTATTAGTCCTTTTGCAACTGATTGATTCATTTACTATCACCAGTTTATTGCAAGAGTTTGGTCAACCGATGCAGCAAGCAGCAGCTGAAAAAGGAATTTATGATCGTGGCCAACCTTTGTTACAATTAGGGATGGTTATCGCAACTGGATTGGGAACCACATTGATTCCCGTGATGCGTGAAAAATGGTTGAAGCAGGATGAAGCAGGATTGCGTCATGACTTCCAATTAACAATGCGTTTGGCATTGGTAAGTAGCTCACTGGTAACGATTGGGTTGATGGCTATTATGCCAAGTTTGAACCAAATGTTATTCGAAACGTCAGCGGGTAGCACAACCTTGCAGTGGTACATTCTAACGATTATTCCGGCAACATTGATTGTGGTAATGATTAGTATTTTGCAGAGTATTGATCAAGGACACGGTATTGCTAAATGGCTTGTGCTAACATTGTTATTGAAGTATGTGGGTAACCAATTGTTTATCCCAAGTTCAGGAACGAGTGGTGCAGCGATTAGTACCGCCTTTTGTCTAGTGCCATTGGCGATTGTTGTCTTGAAGCGTGTGCCGAAGGCTTGGTGGCAAGGGATGGATTGGCGTCGCTGGACGCGACATCTCGTGATGCTAGCAATTATTGTAGGGTTGAGCGCAACCGTTATGCGTGGCTTGATGCAAATTTTGGGCGCGGATACACGTGGTATGAGTGTTGTTGTGACAATCCTAAGTATTGCCGTGGGCTTGATTGCAGCGTTTATAGGTATGCGTCGTTGGCCTGTGTTTGCACCAACTGATTGGAAGCATATTCCTAAAGGGGAATATATCCAAAAACAATTAAAGAAATAATTTATTGTCGGACGTGTTCTGACACGTCGTATTTAGAAAAATAGGAGATTATTATGCGTTTAGATAAGTTTTTGAAGGTATCTCGTTTAATTAAGCGTCGTACGGTCGCAAAGGAAATTGCAGATCAAGGACGTATTGATATTAATGGTAAGGTTGCAAAGTCATCAAGTGACGTCAAGACTGGGGATGTACTAACGATTCGTTTTGGAAACAAGACAAGTGAAATCCAAATTGACCGTATTATGGATATCACAAAGAAGGATGAAGCAGAACGTATGTACACGATTCAAAGTGAATCATTTACAACAGAATAAATAAGTCGGATTGCGCGTGTTGTATGCATATTAAGACTTTATTAAGTAATATATAAAAGTCTTTTAGAAGTTAGGTGTTATTCGGTATAGTTACACTATATTATTGGGAAAGCTGTATGAGTGGCACTATTTGGGAGAATGAAGATGGCATACATGAACGGACAAGCAAATATTCAAGCATTGAATGATGCGGGTCGCAGTGAATTAGCATTTAGACAACAAGAATTGTCTTATCAACGTGCTATTCACCGTCGTCGTCGCATCGTTTGTGGGTTAACGATGTTGATTTTTACAATTGTAGCGATGGTGCAATACCACGGGCAATATGTGAAGTACACGTCAGCGCAACAAAGTGACGTCCAAATGCAAAAAAACTTAGCTAAAGCGCAAGCTGAAAATAAGCAATATACGCAAACAGCAAAAGATTTGCAAAAGGATGATTACTTGCAAAAGGTTGTGCGTGAACGTCATTTGTACACGAAGGATGGCGAAACGGTATTCAACTTACCAACTAACTAAATGTTGTGTGAAATGGTCGAGAATTTCTCGGCCATTTTTCTATAAGGAGTGATATCATGCAAGCGAGAGTTTTAAATGCTAATTTAATTCAAGCGCTACGCCAAAAAAAGCTGTTTGGCAAAGAAGACCATGTATTAGTCGCCGTTTCTGGTGGTGAAGATTCACTAAATCTCTTACGGTGGTTAACGGATGGGCGCTTGCCTGATGACCTGCAACCAACGGTAAGTGCAGCATACGTGAATCATCAACTGCGGTCAGATGCCGCGGAAGAAGAAGCGTTTGTCGAACGGGTTTTTCAAGAGACACCGCAACTAGCGAGTGGGCATATGCGTCGTCTGACTTGGGATAGTCAGCCGACACATAGTATTGAAGAATTGGCGCGCGAAGGGCGTTATACGTTATTAGCTGAAATTGCGCGTGAAATTGGTGCAACCGTCATCGTGACAGCTCATCATCAAGATGATCAAGCGGAGACTGTGTTATACAAATTAATTCGTGGTAGTCGCTTATCACAATTAAGTGGTATGTCAGAAAATACAGCATTTACTGAGAATATCCGGCTAGTTCGCCCGTTTTTAGGGCTGACTAAAGAAAATATGCGTACACTTAATAACCATAATGTTCAGGAATGGGTCGTGGATTCCTCTAATGAAGATGTGACGTTTGCGCGGAATCGTTTACGTCATGAGATTTTACCGGGGATGAAGGAAGTGAACACACAAGTGAACGAACACTTGGTTCGTTTGGGTGATCAACTAGCAGGGCAACGCGCCTTGTTGGCGCCATTCTTGGCAAATTATGTCGTGGAGATTGAAGAAGGAACATTTAATTGGCAATTACCGGTTGAAAGTTGTATCTTGGTCTTGCAACATTGGTTAACTGAGATAGCAGTTTTTGATATTAGTGATAAACAATTGGGGCAAGTTGTTCAATTAATGCGTAACCAAAACACGAATCGTGGTGAAGTTATGTTACGAAATGGGCGACGTTTTGTGCGAAAAGGACCTTACTTGCGAATCGAATCGGATAAGCATAACGTATAGGTAAATTTCCATTACAAATGGCTAAACAATAAGTTAAAATCATGGTATCTTAGTACTGTGTATCAATTTAAAAAGATGAACTTGAGGAGAAACCAAGATGACGCAATGGGACATGAATAACGATATTGAACGTGTACTTTATAGTGAGGCTGATATCGCTGCCGCTGCAAAGCGAGTAGGTGAAGAATTAGCTGCTGACTATGAAGGACGAACACCTATGATCCTTTCAGTATTGAAGGGGGCTGTATTGTGGACTGTTGACGTGATGCGTCACATGCAATACTCAGATGTCGAATTCATCGACGTATCTAGTTATCATGGTGGAATTGCTTCTTCAGGTGAAGTAGAGCTAAACATTGACTTGCAAACAGATATTAAGGGTCGTGACATCATTATCATGGAAGACATCGTGGACACAGGACGTTCATTGAAGTTCATGATTGAATTGTTGGAATCACGTGGCGCTGCATCTGTTAAGGTTGCAAGTTTGTTGGACAAGAAAGAAGGGCGTGTTGTTGAAGCGAACGTAGATTACGTTGGTTTTGATGTACCAAAGGCCTTCGTGGTTGGATATGGGCTTGATTACAAGCAACTATACCGTAACCTACCATACGTTGGGATTTTGAAGCGTGAAGTATACGATACTGCCCACGCTGATTTAGTGGATACAGCAGACATTACGTCTGAACACTAAACAATTAATAATAAAAAGAGAGTGAACAAAAGTAATACGACTTTTGTTGAGGGGGCTAAGCATGAAGAATCCACAAGGTAGTGGCAATTTTGTGCGTAATAGTGTGTTTTATGTGGTAGTTGTCTTGGGTCTATTGGGACTTGTGTACTGGGTTGCTGGACCTAATCAAGCAACACAAACACAGACGATTAACACGTCAACATTTATGACGCAACTACAAGACAAAAAGATTAAGAGCATTAATGTACAACCTGGTGCTGGAATCTATGAAGTTTCTGGTGAATACCACAAGGAACAAGAACCAGAGAAGAAAGAAAAAGACCAACAACAAAACAATGCATTTGCTAGCTTGTTAGGCGAAAAGCAAAACGCTAAGGTTAAGAAGTTTAAGACGCAAGTTGTTGGTAGTGACCAAGTCATCTCAAATGTACAAACTGAAGCTGATAAAGCCAAGACACAAGTAACAGCATTGCCAGAACCATCTAACTTCCTAGGAACGTTGATGATGTCAATGTTGCCAATCTTGATTATGGTTGGTTTGTTCTACATGATGTTTGGACAAATGGCACAAGGTGGTGGTGGTCAAGGTGGCCGCGGAAACATCATGGGTGTTGGTAAGTCTAAGGCTAAGCCTGCAGATCCAGCGGACAACAAGGTTCGTTTTTCTGATGTGGCTGGAGCCGAAGAAGAAAAGCAAGAATTGGTTGAAGTGGTTGAATTCTTGCGCGACACAAAGAAGTACACAAAGTTAGGTGCTCGTGTGCCTGCTGGTGTATTGCTTGAGGGACCTCCCGGAACAGGTAAGACATTGTTGGCGAAGGCTGTGGCTGGGGAAGCCCAAGTGCCATTCTTCTCAATTTCAGGATCTGATTTCGTTGAAATGTTCGTCGGTGTCGGAGCGAGTCGTGTACGTGACTTGTTTGAAAATGCTAAGAAGGTCGCACCAGCAATCATCTTTATTGATGAAATTGACGCCGTTGGGCGTAAGCGTGGTGCTGGAACCGGTGGTGGAAACGATGAACGTGAACAAACATTGAACCAAATGTTGGTCGAAATGGACGGGTTCTCTGGTAACGAAGGTGTTATCGTGATGGCCGCTACTAATCGTGCCGATGTTTTGGACCCAGCTTTGCTTCGTCCAGGTCGTTTTGACCGTAAGATTTTGGTTGGTCGTCCTGACGTTAAGGGACGTGAAGCGATTTTGAAGGTACACGCTAAGAACAAGCCTTTGGCTGATGACGTGGACTTGAAGATGATTGCTAAGCAAACACCTGGTTTCGTTGGAGCTGACTTGGAAAACTTGTTGAATGAAGCAGCGCTTTTGG includes these proteins:
- the mfd gene encoding transcription-repair coupling factor, with translation MQLLELIAQNEDLQTLENVLPEGGRHVISGLTGTARTTYLAALHTKTDGPTVLIADNDYHADQIFEDLVGLLGENSVYLFPTEDTLATEVALTSPDALIARVSALHALRQNEHAIVITSVSGAQRYLPPVDSFDAAAITIDFSHEFELGDLQKQFHAMGYQKTAAVEQPGEFAVRGSIVDIFPMDAAYPVRMDFFDTELDSLRTFDVATQRSLDRLDDVQILPATDLIADEHRRTTFTTSLELMLTDQRDALEGAAKRHLTEGVQPLLDMLADYQMPGMVRAYLDVLYPERVSILDYVPENGVVIFDDYPRALENAAQFEVENNEWVSEQMASGLMLQPNDTGFKLAELARDVKQASILTTTLQRGIGNLRQTTLTNVTVRPAQQFFGQMPLLKNDVSRWQKQGYTILFLANTAERVEKTENTLNDFGVPTNAVRPDGLVTERTQVTELALSAGFEWPAQKLMIVTERELFQQVKKKAPRRQTVSNAERIKSYNELNVGDYVVHTNHGIGIYEGMETIERNGVKQDYITIGFQKDAKIFIPVTQLDLVQKYVGAAEKAPKINKLGGAEWQKTKAKVAKKVEDIADDLLALYAERELRQGYAFSPDGDAQQRFEAAFPYAETPDQSRSTEEIKRDMEKKRPMDRLLIGDVGFGKTEVAMRASFKAVNDHKQVAILVPTTILAQQHYESFVSRFEGTDAKIGVLSRFQSTKQRRETLEALALGELDVVIGTHRLLSKDVTFDNLGLLIVDEEQRFGVKHKERLKELEANVDVLTLTATPIPRTLNMSMVGVRDLSVIETPPANRYPIQTYVIEQNGQTIASGIERELARGGQVFYLHNRVDDIEKTVDYIQTLAPDARVTYVHGQMTETQLEGVLVDFINGEYDVLVTTTIIETGVDIPNANTLFVENADHMGLSQLYQLRGRVGRSNNLAYAYFMYPGTRSLSEESEKRLEAIRDFTELGSGFKIAMRDLSIRGAGDLLGQSQHGFINTVGYDLYMQMLNEAVEAKRGKKQVQKSDAELDLQCQAYLPQEYVSDGPQKIEIYQRIRKATQAAEFAEITDDLFDRFGELPETVEALIAVGQLKANADYAMITQIKRPRQHMQQIVVTFDEKVIDMNMVQMALKSAHMPGQVKQISQLELIIPIQPKQTELEWLKMLNSFAEALREARTKEK
- a CDS encoding YihY/virulence factor BrkB family protein, encoding MPQTLSKIWQNKYVQVIIDYFSRLDLGYASASIAYFSLLSIFPLLIVIGNLLSIVGLELDSVLRFLATFLPESIISILQPIVKSILFQNGIGVLSISLIVTLWSVTRLVASIRLSQNQIYGVPAKNIAIIDRFVSLFWLVLILSIASALLLFAAVGSNVLDLLPINADTVRTLKSAKPLIVFVGLFITLTLFNWLLPTKKPWLPWAVTGTIIEVLFMMVSAHFFSLYVGFIAQAYSFYQAINSVIITMVWMNFIAFVGLLGTIITAILNHLWPARDKNSRQKIVQLSQKMHITK
- the cbpA gene encoding cyclic di-AMP binding protein CbpA codes for the protein MLESLVKSRDDIITITSNTTLQEALDILETENLRALAILDADGQMFRGVIYKMHLYKHLANKGDMTDSVTSLMRNMTKFINVDASFFDLIFALRDLPFISVLDDQHHFLGIITSNRLSEVFENSWTPDVGRYVMTLLTDGDRGSLEKITKIIARYTNILSLVTFDPDENIRTTRVVVTLPNAVDEARLSKIIRQLSRRGFHLESLEHL
- the pth gene encoding aminoacyl-tRNA hydrolase, whose protein sequence is MKLIVGLGNIGREYDNTRHNIGFMALDALAERENLTFKMDSAHHAMIADWRYKGEKILLVKPTTYMNESGRAVGPLMKYYNLENEDVLVIHDDMDMDLGRLRLRATGSAGGHNGIKSLIQALGTKEFTRLKFGISHPKYESQAVIDFVLGKFTKDEMPDVMLGIDRTIEIIEGFGTGEKVQMLMNRFN